One genomic region from Uloborus diversus isolate 005 chromosome 2, Udiv.v.3.1, whole genome shotgun sequence encodes:
- the LOC129216057 gene encoding mitochondrial import inner membrane translocase subunit Tim22-like, translated as MSSTPSHASEKTKDLDFNELAQMLIGPNKRISDKVILPISLANQQLKSKEELRVEAVFESCTFKTVTSCAAGFAFGAFMGLVSASMDPNLSAIAPEKQTVRMILTDFKVKTLSYGKNFAMIGAVFAAIECNIESHRGKSDWKNGTLAGGITGGLIGLRAGVKAGLVGAAGFAAFSTIIDYYMRSF; from the exons atgtcTTCTACTCCTTCTCATGCGTCAGAAAAGACAAAAGATTTGGACTTTAATGAATTAGCTCAAATGTTAATTGGGCCTAATAAAAGGATTAGTGATAAAGTAATTCTACCCATTAGTCTAGCTAATCAACAACTAAAGTCGAAAGAAGAATTAAGGGTTGAAGCAGTTTTTGAGAGTTGTACATTTAAAACAGTAACAAGTTGTGCAGCTG GATTTGCATTTGGAGCATTTATGGGTTTGGTTTCAGCAAGTATGGATCCCAATTTAAGTGCCATAGCTCCCGAAAAACAAACTGTGCGAATGATTTTAACAGATTTTAAAGTGAAGACGTTATCTTATGGTAAAAACTTTGCCATGATTGGTGCTGTATTTGCTGCAATAGAATGTAATATTGAAagt CATAGAGGGAAAAGTGATTGGAAAAATGGTACATTAGCTGGAGGAATAACTGGAGGTCTTATTGGATTAAGAG CTGGAGTTAAAGCTGGTCTAGTAGGTGCTGCTGGATTTGCTGCATTTTCTACAATTATCGATTATTACATGAGATCATtttga